DNA from Hyalangium minutum:
CGCCAGGGCGGCGTCGAAGTCGTCCTCATAGAAAGCAATGAGGGCGGCCACGTATTCGGAAGAGGGCACATCCGCGCCCTGGCTGCGGCGCAGCCAGTCCAGCGCTGGGTCCCGGTAGCGGGCCTGGATGTCGCGCCGGCGCTCTTCGATGCTGCGCAGGCGCTCGGCCTCCAGCAGCTCGTCCTGGTAGCGGCGGCCGAGCACGATCGCGAGCGCGTAGGCCACGCGCGGATCCTTGAAGCCGCTCTGCCACGCAAGCTCCAGGTGCGTGCGCGCGGCGTCCTCGTCTCCGAGCGCCAGAGCGCCGCGCGCCAGGGCGTAGTGGCCCGGGCCCACTGCCAGCGCTCCGGCCTCGCGGATCTGCCCCTCCAGCTCGGCCATGCGGTCGCGGATCTTCTGGCGGTCCTCGCGCGTGTCGTGGAGCGGAGACAGGCCCGAGTAGCGGGCCAGGGCTTCAATGTGTTCGACTTTCTCGGTGAAGCTGCGGGCGAGCTGCTCGCGGCGGGTGGCCTGCGAGTGGGTGTAGAGGGCCGAGCCCAGCGCGAGCGTGACGGCCAGCAGGGCGGCGGCGGCCACGCTCACCACGAGCCGGTGCTTGAGCGCCTTCTTGCGCAGCCGGTACCAGAGGCCGGTGGAGCGGGCCTGCACGGGCTCGCCGGCGAGGAAGCGGTCCAGGTCCTCAATGAGCGCGCGCGCCGAGTCGTAGCGGGCGGAGCGGTCCTTCTCCAGACACTTGAGGACGATGGCCTCGAGGTCCGTGGGGACGTTGGGGTTCAGGGTGCGCGGAGGGGTGGGCTCCACGGTGGCGATGTTGTTGAGCACCTCGAGCCCATTGGCGCCGGGGATGGCCTGGTGGCCGGTGAGCAGGAAGTAGAGCGTGGCGCCGAGGCTGTAGACGTCCGCGCGTCGATCCAAGCCCTCCACCTGGCCGCGGGCCTGCTCGGGGGCCATGTAGTGCGGCGTTCCCACCGCGGAGCCCGAGCTGATGCTCTCCTTCTCGCTCCAGTCATGTGCGAGACCGAAGTCCATGACGAAGGGCTTGAGGCGCCCATCGTCCGTGCGCTCCACGAGGATGTTGGAGGGCTTCAAGTCCCGGTGGATGAGGCCGGCGCGGTGGGCGGCGTGGACGCCCTCGGAGGCCTCGCGCAGCACGAGCACCTGCTGCTCCACGGTGAGCTTGAGCTCGCTGGCGAGCCGGTCCAGGGGGAGCCCGTCCACGAACTGCATGGCGATGTAGGGCTTGCCTTGAACCTCGCCCACCTCGTGGACCTGGCAGACGCGCTCGTGCTCCACGCGGGCCTGGGCGCGGGCCTCGGACATGAGGCGGCGCACGAGCACCTCGTCATCGCCGCGCACGAACTTGAGGGCGACGTTGCGGCGCAGGCTCCGGTCATACGCGAGGAAGACGCGGCCCATGCCGCCCTGGCCGAGGAAGCGCACGCCCTCGTAGCGCTCCCAGCCGGGGACGGGGAACTGCGGGTCGGCCTTGTCGCGATCCGCCAGCGTGAGGGCGGGGCCCAGCGTCTCGGCGCCGCCGGTGCCCGCCGCGCGGGGGACAAAGGTCTCGTCTACGTCTGCCTTGCGCAGCTCGGCGAGGGACTCATCCGAGAGGAGGCCGCGCGCCTGGAGGAGGGCGAGGGGGCCCTTGCCGGAGCGGAGGGACTCCTCGCGCAGCGGCTCCACCTCCTCGCGCGTGATGAGGCCCTCGGCCAGGGCCATGCGCAGCTCGGCCTCAAGGTCATCGTGCATCAGGGCGGGCTCCGAGGGTGGGCTCGGGGAGGGGGGCGCGAGAGGGGACACACGCCCAGCCAGGTCGGCGGGGCAGGGCGTGAGCTATTGTAGATTCACCCGAGGCGCAAGCGGGAGGGTCATACCCTCGAGGCCTGGATGCGCACGGGGATGCGCCGGCGTCCGAACGCGCCCGGAGCCGTGTCGAAGCGGCCGGGCACCCGAGCCCCGCAGTCCGGGCACTTGCCATCGGCCGTCACCCGGTACTCGAGAAGCTGGTACCAGTCGCGGACGATGAGCGAGGCCCCGCAGCCGCCGCACGAGGTGGTGTCCCCTTCGATGTCATGCACGTTGCCGGTGTAGACGTGGTGCAGCCCTGCCCGCTTGGCAATCTGCCGGGCGCGCGTCAGGGTCGCGGGCGGAGTGGGGGGCACATCCATCATCTTGAAGTCCGGGTGGAAGGCCGAGAAGTGCACTGGCACGTCCGGACCCAGCTTGGAGACGACCCACTCGGACAGCTGCGACAGCTCCGCGTCCGAGTCGTTCTGACCCGGGATGAGCAGCGTCGTGATTTCGAACCACACGCGCGTCTCGTGCTTCAAGTACTCCAGCGTCTCCAGGATGGGCTGCAGCTTGGAGAAGGTAACGCGGTGGTAGAAGTCCTCCGTGAAGGCCTTCAGGTCCACGTTGGCCGCGTCCATCTTCGCGTAGAAGTCACGCCGGGGCTCGGCGTGCATGTAGCCCGCAGTCACTGCCACGGTCTGGATACCCCGCGCGTGGCAGGCGTCCGCCACGTCCATGGCGTACTCGGCGAAGATGACCGGGTCGTTGTAGGTGAACGCCACGCTCTTGCAGCCCAGGCGCTGGGCCTCTTGGGCGATGGCCTCGGGCGAGGCCTGATCCATGAGCCGGTCCTGCTCGCGGGACTTGGAGATGTCCCAGTTTTGGCAGAAGCGGCATCCCAGGTTGCACCCCGCCGTGCCGAACGAGAGCACGCTGCTGCCTGGGTAGAAGTGGTTGAGCGGCTTCTTCTCGATGGGGTCCACGCAGAACCCGGACGAGCGCCCATACGTGGTGAGCACCATCTGGTCCCCCGCCCGCTGGCGCACGAAGCAGAAGCCCCGCTGGCCCTCGTTCAGCTTGCAGTCGCGAGGACACAGGTCGCACTGGATGCGCCCGTCCTCGAGCCGGTGCCACCACCGTCCTGGATATTCGAGGCTCATGATCGGCTCGTTCCCCCCCAAACCCAATCCATATCGGAGCCTGGACCCTGGC
Protein-coding regions in this window:
- the amrS gene encoding AmmeMemoRadiSam system radical SAM enzyme → MSLEYPGRWWHRLEDGRIQCDLCPRDCKLNEGQRGFCFVRQRAGDQMVLTTYGRSSGFCVDPIEKKPLNHFYPGSSVLSFGTAGCNLGCRFCQNWDISKSREQDRLMDQASPEAIAQEAQRLGCKSVAFTYNDPVIFAEYAMDVADACHARGIQTVAVTAGYMHAEPRRDFYAKMDAANVDLKAFTEDFYHRVTFSKLQPILETLEYLKHETRVWFEITTLLIPGQNDSDAELSQLSEWVVSKLGPDVPVHFSAFHPDFKMMDVPPTPPATLTRARQIAKRAGLHHVYTGNVHDIEGDTTSCGGCGASLIVRDWYQLLEYRVTADGKCPDCGARVPGRFDTAPGAFGRRRIPVRIQASRV